One region of Parambassis ranga chromosome 21, fParRan2.1, whole genome shotgun sequence genomic DNA includes:
- the klhl6 gene encoding kelch-like protein 6, giving the protein MSDSLERTTDCPMSVLEDECEQNEETGASELHWEDGGLPVELQRGMETLRVNRELTDVTLCVQGHDFYCHRAILAAASHYFRAMFCSGLKESHEERVEIKGLDKETMRCLLEYTYTSRALLTHSNVQRVLEAASQFQFLRVVDACASFLSKSMHLESCIGILNLADSHALPALRTRAQDYITTQFSQVVQQQDFLELPAESLEAVLQRDDLDVKCEECVFEALMRWVRAQQDERCPLLARLLSHVRLPLLEPAYFVEKVESDELVRSCSETFPLLQEARIYHLSGREVVSERTKPREQHFLSEVFLIIGGCTKDERFIPTVTCLDPLRRSRLEVAKLPMTEMVDESLNRKWVEFACITFRNEVYISGGKETQQDVWKYNGALDKWIQIEPLSNGRWRHKMAVLGGKVYALGGFDGVQRLASVEAYDPFHNRWKQVTPLAVGVSSFAAASFDRCIYVIGGGPNGKQATDKVQCWEPGTDAWEMRAPIPIETKCTNAVTFRNCIYVVGGAMHAMYCYSPLSDSWSLVTRLGERASCAIAACNNKLFITGGRDNKSQVISTVMCWDVIRGVLTEECVLPMGVSHHGSVTLMKSYTHIHRITPAPECK; this is encoded by the exons ATGAGCGACTCACTGGAGAGGACTACAGACTGTCCCATGTCGGTTCTTGAAGATGAGTGTGAACAGAATGAAGAGACAGGCGCAAGTGAGCTGCATTGGGAAGATGGAGGTCTACCCGTGGAGCtgcagagagggatggagaCTCTACGAGTGAACAGAGAACTGACTGATGTGACACTGTGTGTTCAGGGACATGACTTCTACTGTCACAGAGCCATCCTTGCTGCTGCCAGTCATTACTTTAG GGCAATGTTTTGTAGTGGTCTCAAGGAGAGCCACGAGGAGCGTGTAGAAATTAAAGGGTTGGATAAAGAAACCATGCGCTGTCTCCTGGAGTACACCTACACCAGCCGGGCCCTCCTCACGCACTCCAATGTCCAGAGAGTACTCGAGGCTGCAAGCCAGTTTCAG TTCCTGCGTGTGGTAGATGCATGTGCAAGCTTCCTGAGTAAGTCTATGCATCTCGAGAGCTGTATTGGCATCCTGAATCTGGCTGACAGTCACGCCCTGCCAGCCCTGAGAACCAGGGCCCAGGACTACATCACTACTCAGTTCTCTCAGGTGGTTCAGCAGCAGGACTTCCTTGAGCTGCCGGCCGAGTCCCTGGAAGCTGTCCTGCAGAGGGACGACCTTGATGTAAAGTGTGAGGAATGTGTCTTTGAAGCACTCATGCGCTGGGTGAGAGCCCAGCAGGATGAACGCTGTCCTTTGCTGGCCAGGTTGCTGTCACATGTGCGACTGCCCCTGTTGGAGCCGGCATATTTTGTAGAGAAAGTGGAGTCTGATGAGCTGGTACgcagctgcagtgaaacttTTCCTTTGCTGCAAGAGGCCCGCATCTACCACCTCTCTGGTAGGGAG GTGGTCTCAGAACGAACCAAACCACGCGAGCAGCACTTTCTCTCAGAGGTGTTCCTGATCATCGGTGGCTGCACTAAGGATGAGCGCTTCATCCCCACTGTCACCTGTTTGGACCCTCTTAGGCGGAGCCGACTGGAGGTCGCTAAGCTACCGATGACTGAGATGGTGGATGAGTCCCTGAACAGAAAATGGGTGGAGTTTGCTTGTATCACCTTCCGCAATGAAGTGTACATATCTG GAGGtaaagagacacagcaggatgttTGGAAATATAACGGCGCCCTGGACAAGTGGATCCAAATTGAGCCCCTGTCAAATGGGCGCTGGAGACACAAGATGGCAGTTCTTGGTGGGAAGGTGTACGCACTGGGGGGATTTGATGGGGTTCAGAGACTTGCCAGTGTAGAGGCGTACGATCCTTTCCACAATCGCTGGAAACAG GTGACACCTCTTGCTGTAGGTGTGAGCTCCTTTGCTGCTGCAAGCTTTGACAGATGTATCTATGTGATTGGTGGTGGGCCGAATGGAAAGCAGGCCACTGATAAAGTTCAGTGCTGGGAACCTGGAACAGATGCCTGGGAAATGCGGGCCCCCATTCCCATTGAAACCAAATGCACAAATGCTGTTACATTCAGGAACTGCATCTATGTAGTTG GTGGAGCCATGCACGCCATGTACTGTTACTCTCCTCTGTCTGACTCCTGGTCCCTTGTGACCCGTCTGGGAGAAAGGGCAAGTTGTGCTATTGCGGCCTGTAACAACAAACTTTTCATCACCGGGGGAAGAGATAACAAAAGCCAAGTCATCTCCACGGTGATGTGCTGGGACGTCATCCGAGGGGTGTTGACAGAAGAGTGTGTCTTACCGATGGGAGTGTCACACCACGGCAGCGTGACTCTCATGAagtcctacacacacatacacagaataACACCTGCTCCGGAGTGCAAATGA